In Comamonas koreensis, the genomic stretch TGCATGGCGTAGGTGCAGTGCACCAGCACCATCAGCATGATGGCACTGGTCAGCAGGTGGAAATGCACCAGCGCCACCCAGACGCCAATGACCAGGCCGTCGACAAAGCTGAGGATGACATCGTTGACGTCCGACCCACCGGTGCGCCGGGTGCGCCAGCGGGCCAGCAGGGGCCAGGCCAGCAGCGGCAGCGCCACGGCCAGCCCGACGGGCCAGGAGGCATTGCGCTGCCACAGTGCGCCTGCGGCAGCGAGCGCACAGGACGCCAGGAAAACAATGCGGCCCCAGTCACTGCGCTGCTGGGTGCTGTCCATTTTGATATGCACCATGTATTGCCTCTCTTACCCAGTGAGTCACAGTCTGCGCAGGATGGCCTCGCAATGTTACTGTTTGATACTCACGGTGCAAGTATGAGGCCGGACTATCGCCAAGACAAGCCAGTCCGGGCTTATTACATTTGTTGAATGTTTTCGTCCACAACGACCGCCTGAGAGTGGTCATGCACATCGCGGCCATGCATCGTGGCTGCAGCGGGCCGGGTGGCAAGGCTGTGGCGCAATGCCCGTTTTTACCAAGCGGGTAATCGCAGGGCTCCAGAGGGCGCCGGAGCCGCAAACTACGCGGTAATGGTGTTAGCCGTGGTGCGACAGGTGCGGCCCCTTGGGCAAGGGGATGCGGGTGATGAACTTGCTGCGCTTGGTGGCGAAGTAGGTTTTTACATTGCGCACATTGCTCTGCGAGGTGAAGAGCTTTTGCGTCAGCGCCAGGTAGCCGGGCATGTCATGGGCGTAGACCACCAGCACAAAGTCCGGCCCCGGGCTGACCCGCCAGCATTGCTGCACCTGGTCGTTCTGCACCACGGCGGCCTCAAAGGCATCGAGCTCTTCGGCGCCCTGGCGATCCAGGCTGACCTCCACCAGCGCGAACAGGCCAAAGCCCTGCACCTTGGCCAGCACATCGTGTGAGAGCAGGGCCACCTCGGCGGCGATCAGGCCCATCTCGCGCAGGCGCTTGATGCGCCGCAGGCAGGTGGGGGGCGAGACATGCACTTTGTCGGCCAGCGCGTGGTTGCTCACCGAGGCATCCTTCTGCAAGGCATCGAGCAGCTGCAGGTCGATGATATCCAGTGTGAAATCATTCAAATTCTCATTCATTTTGAAATTTTATTTCAATAGATATTTAAT encodes the following:
- a CDS encoding Lrp/AsnC family transcriptional regulator, whose amino-acid sequence is MNENLNDFTLDIIDLQLLDALQKDASVSNHALADKVHVSPPTCLRRIKRLREMGLIAAEVALLSHDVLAKVQGFGLFALVEVSLDRQGAEELDAFEAAVVQNDQVQQCWRVSPGPDFVLVVYAHDMPGYLALTQKLFTSQSNVRNVKTYFATKRSKFITRIPLPKGPHLSHHG